The genomic segment CTTCTTCGGTATGCTGGTGCAATGGCTGGCGCGTGTGGTGTTCACCTTCAACTACACCAAGAAGATGAAGTACAGCATCGGCATCTTCGGTGGCATCGCAGCAACCTCCATTATCTATTTCATGCTGATAAAAGGGCTGAAAGACAGCTCATTCATGACCCCGGAAAACAAGCAGTGGATACAAGATAACACCACCCTGCTGATCGGTTGTTTCTTTGTGTTCTTCACCCTGTTGATGCAGGTGCTACACTGGCGGAAGGTCAACGTGTTCAAGGTCGTGGTGCTTCTGGGAACCTTTGCCCTTGCCCTCGCCTTTGCGGGTAACGACTTGGTGAACTTCATCGGTGTGCCCCTTGCCGGCTACTCCTCTTTCATCGACTACACCACCAACGGCGCCGCCGCAGGTCCCGACGGCTTCCTCATGGACTCGTTGCTGGGTCCGGCCAAAACGCCCTGGTATTTCCTTATCGGTGCGGGAGTCATCATGGTCTACTCGCTGTGCACCTCCAAGAAGGCCCATAACGTAATCAAGACTTCCGTCGACCTCTCCCGTCAGGATGAAGGCGAAGAGAGCTTCGGCAGCACCCCCATAGCACGTACACTGGTACGCTTCAGCATGACAATAGCCAACGGGCTGTCCAAAACGATGCCCGAAAGCAGCAAACGCTGGATAGAAACCCGCTTCCGGAAGGACGAAGCCATCATTGCCGACGGCGCAGCGTTCGACTTGGTACGCGCCTCCGTCAACCTTGTACTCGCCGGCTTGCTGATTGCCCTCGGTACTTCCCTGAAACTTCCCCTCTCCACAACCTACGTCACCTTCATGGTGGCCATGGGTACCTCCCTTGCCGACCGCGCTTGGGGACGCGACTCCGCCGTATTCCGCATCACCGGCGTACTGAGCGTCATCGGCGGCTGGTTCATCACTGCCGGAGCTGCATTCACAATCTGTTTCTTCGTGGCCTTGATCATCTATTTCGGCGGCACAGTCGCCATTATCGCACTGATCGGCTTGGCAGTGTTCATGCTGATACGCAGCCAAGTGATGTACAAGAAACGCAAGGAGAAAGAAAAGGGCAACGCCACTATCAAGCAACTGATGCAAAGCACAGACAACATGGAGATTCTGGAACTTTTGCGTCGCCACACCCGCGAGGAGCTGTGCAAGATACTGGAGTTTACGGAAGACAACTTCGAACGCACCGTCACCGCCTTCCTGCACGAGAACCTGCGCGGACTGCGCCGGGCAATGGGTGCTGTGAAGTTCGAGAAGCAACTGATCAAACAGATGAAGCGCACCGGCACGCTCGCCATGTGTCGTCTGGACAACAATACGGTGCTCGAAAAAGGGCTCTATTACTATCAGGGCAACGACTTTGCCAGTGAGCTGATTTATAGTGTAGGACGCTTGTGCGAACCATGTCTGGAACATATCGACAATAACTTCAAGCCGCTGGATGCAGTGCAGAAAGGCGAGTTTGCCGACGTAACGGAAGACATCGTCTATCTGTTGCAAGTATGCCGCCATAAGCTGGAGCATAACGATTACAGCGACTTCGAAGAAGAAGTGCGCAGGGCAAACGAGCTGAACGGACAACTCGCCCACCTGAAACGTGAAGAGCTGCAACGCATCCAGAGCCAGTCCGGAAGCATCAAAGTCAGCATGGTATACCTGACAATGATACAGGAAGCGCAGAATATAGTGACCTACTCCACCAACCTGATGAAGGTGAGCAGAAAGTTCCAAGCCGAAGAGTAAGGACGTTTTCCCTCATCAACCGGAGAACCGGAAGATATGCATTTTCGTCTCGTGAGATGCCCTGTTTCATCTCACGAGACGATTTGTTTTATCCCGCGGGATGAATATTTCTGCCTTACGGGACGAATATTTCCGTCCTGCAAGATAAATATTTCCGTCCCGCAGGGTGAATGCTTCCGCCTTACGAAACGGATATCTTCATCTCATGGCGCGGATTCTGTGTATTCGCAAAAAGGAAAAAGGAACATATATGTATGCTATTTTTACCAAAGGCAAATTACTGTTTAGGGTTCATTTAGGGGTCATTTCCTTATAGCCCCTAAAACACCACCCATTTCAGGGATATTCATCTGATTTATAGCATATTGACAACCTTCACAAACTGACAGTTCATAGGTCGTTTCCGCCATAAGGGATTACTGCGTTGTAAAGAAATATCCATTATTACCGATTGAAAGGAACATTTATCAGGCTGTTTAAAAAAGCATTTATCAGCACCGACTGAAAGTAACATCTATCAGCACTGACTGAAAGGAACATCTGTCAGCACCGACTGAAAGGAACATCTATCAGCACCGACTGAAAGGAACATCTGTCAGCACTGACTGAAAAAAGCATCTATCAGTCTGTTTGTAGGATATATGCCAAAGAAAGCCAGACAGGAGCATAGTAAAAAAACAAGTCATCTCATGTATTTTTAGGCCTATTTTCAGGGGGGAATGGGGGTCATAAGGGAAATGAACCCTAAATGAACCCTAAGCCTTTGAAAAAACAAAGTGATATTTCTACATAACCAATTAAAAATCAAGTTAATAAGTTCATATTCCCAAATTTTCTTCCTCCGACTTATTCCTCAGAGCCTCCTATTATCCCCCCCTATTTTTCGAAGCGCCACATTAAGAAAAAACATGTCAAAACCCTATTTCAGTCCCAT from the Bacteroides eggerthii genome contains:
- a CDS encoding inorganic phosphate transporter, coding for METIYLCIVIFLFVLAVFDLIVGVSNDAVNFLQSAVGAKAASFKTVLFIAGIGVFIGASLSNGMMDIARHGIYQPEHFYFAEIMCILLAVMLTDVVLLDVFNTMGMPTSTTVSMVFELLGGTFALALIKVHGSDTLGFGDLINTDKALSVIMGIFLSVAIAFFFGMLVQWLARVVFTFNYTKKMKYSIGIFGGIAATSIIYFMLIKGLKDSSFMTPENKQWIQDNTTLLIGCFFVFFTLLMQVLHWRKVNVFKVVVLLGTFALALAFAGNDLVNFIGVPLAGYSSFIDYTTNGAAAGPDGFLMDSLLGPAKTPWYFLIGAGVIMVYSLCTSKKAHNVIKTSVDLSRQDEGEESFGSTPIARTLVRFSMTIANGLSKTMPESSKRWIETRFRKDEAIIADGAAFDLVRASVNLVLAGLLIALGTSLKLPLSTTYVTFMVAMGTSLADRAWGRDSAVFRITGVLSVIGGWFITAGAAFTICFFVALIIYFGGTVAIIALIGLAVFMLIRSQVMYKKRKEKEKGNATIKQLMQSTDNMEILELLRRHTREELCKILEFTEDNFERTVTAFLHENLRGLRRAMGAVKFEKQLIKQMKRTGTLAMCRLDNNTVLEKGLYYYQGNDFASELIYSVGRLCEPCLEHIDNNFKPLDAVQKGEFADVTEDIVYLLQVCRHKLEHNDYSDFEEEVRRANELNGQLAHLKREELQRIQSQSGSIKVSMVYLTMIQEAQNIVTYSTNLMKVSRKFQAEE